The Flavobacterium jumunjinense genome includes a region encoding these proteins:
- the mnmD gene encoding tRNA (5-methylaminomethyl-2-thiouridine)(34)-methyltransferase MnmD, producing MKREIIITKDGSTTIHLTDLNETYHSKFGAIQEAQHVFIKCGLDLIQTSSVSILEVGFGTGLNAFITLLEAEKRKQNINYVGVEAFPIENSEVESLNYTTSLNVEDKQDLFLSLHNRPWEEKNVIAEYFSLEKRKQFFKDIKDVDAYNLIYFDAFGFNVQPELWGTEIFKIMFDSLQDQGILVTYACRSSIKKAMIEVGFTVEKLPGAPGKREMLRAIKK from the coding sequence GTGAAAAGAGAGATTATCATAACAAAAGATGGTTCAACAACTATTCATTTGACCGATTTGAATGAAACGTATCATTCTAAATTTGGAGCCATTCAAGAGGCACAACATGTTTTTATTAAATGTGGTTTAGACCTTATTCAAACCTCTTCTGTTTCAATTTTAGAAGTAGGATTTGGGACAGGTTTAAATGCTTTTATTACTTTATTAGAAGCAGAAAAGAGAAAGCAAAATATAAACTATGTTGGTGTTGAAGCATTTCCTATTGAAAATAGTGAAGTTGAAAGTTTAAATTATACAACTTCTTTAAATGTTGAAGACAAGCAAGATTTGTTTTTATCGCTTCATAATAGACCTTGGGAAGAAAAAAATGTTATTGCAGAATACTTTTCATTAGAGAAGAGAAAGCAATTTTTTAAGGACATTAAAGATGTTGATGCTTATAATCTTATTTATTTTGATGCATTTGGTTTTAATGTGCAACCTGAATTATGGGGAACAGAAATTTTTAAAATCATGTTTGATTCTTTGCAAGATCAAGGTATTTTAGTAACCTATGCTTGTAGAAGTTCTATTAAGAAAGCAATGATTGAAGTTGGTTTTACTGTTGAAAAATTACCAGGTGCTCCTGGAAAAAGAGAGATGCTTAGAGCAATAAAAAAATAG
- a CDS encoding LysR substrate-binding domain-containing protein: MTITQLYYVLAVAEHKNFTLAAEKCFVTQPTLSMQIQKLEDELDILIFDRSKKPILLTEIGEKIVNQAKSIVNEAGRIKDIVDQQKGYIGGEFKVGIIPTIMPTLLPMFLNSFITKYPKVNLVIEENTTEEIINKLKNGHIDCAIAATPLEEDSIKEIVLYYEPFVAYIPENHSSFEKKEIEISDLDLDNILLLQDGHCFRNGILNLCKNNKYFNENHFQLESGSFETLIKLADEGLGTTLLPYLHTLDLNEKNKTKLRSFVNPKPAREVSLIYPKNELKIHIINALRDTISSVVRGAIAFHDVEIISPKTKK; encoded by the coding sequence ATGACTATAACTCAACTATATTATGTTTTAGCAGTAGCTGAACATAAAAATTTTACACTCGCTGCAGAAAAATGTTTTGTAACACAACCTACATTAAGTATGCAAATTCAAAAATTAGAAGACGAATTGGACATTTTAATTTTTGACAGAAGCAAAAAGCCTATTTTACTAACCGAAATTGGTGAAAAAATTGTTAATCAAGCGAAAAGTATTGTAAACGAAGCTGGAAGAATAAAAGATATTGTTGATCAACAAAAAGGATATATTGGCGGAGAATTTAAAGTTGGAATTATTCCTACAATTATGCCTACATTACTTCCAATGTTTTTAAATAGCTTCATTACAAAATACCCTAAAGTTAATCTTGTTATTGAAGAAAACACAACAGAAGAGATTATCAATAAACTAAAGAATGGTCATATAGATTGTGCAATTGCTGCTACACCTTTAGAAGAAGACAGCATAAAGGAAATAGTTCTTTATTATGAGCCATTTGTAGCTTATATACCCGAAAATCATTCTAGTTTTGAAAAGAAAGAAATAGAAATTAGCGATCTAGACTTAGATAATATTTTATTGCTACAAGATGGACATTGTTTCAGAAATGGAATTTTAAACCTATGTAAGAATAATAAATACTTCAATGAAAATCATTTTCAACTTGAAAGTGGAAGTTTTGAAACACTAATAAAACTAGCTGATGAAGGATTAGGCACTACCCTATTGCCTTATTTACATACTTTAGATTTAAACGAAAAAAATAAAACTAAACTTAGGTCATTTGTTAATCCAAAACCAGCAAGAGAAGTGAGTTTAATTTATCCTAAAAACGAATTAAAAATACATATCATTAATGCACTTAGAGACACTATTTCTAGTGTTGTTAGAGGAGCAATAGCTTTTCATGATGTTGAAATTATTAGTCCTAAAACAAAAAAATAG
- a CDS encoding Dps family protein encodes MKMNALGLPIEESKFLVKELNVLLSNFQVYYQNLRGLHWNIKGKRFFDLHVKFEEFYNDSQIKIDLIAERVLTLGGTPLHTFDDYIKNSKLEIGKDISKDVMAVQLIIDSLSHLLKIERTISNLSGEIDDEGTNAMMSDFISEQEKTIWMLNAWMGEEN; translated from the coding sequence ATGAAAATGAATGCTTTAGGATTGCCAATAGAAGAATCGAAATTTTTAGTTAAAGAATTAAATGTGTTGTTATCTAATTTTCAAGTTTACTATCAAAATTTAAGAGGTTTGCATTGGAATATTAAAGGAAAACGTTTCTTTGATTTGCATGTTAAGTTTGAAGAATTTTATAATGATTCTCAGATAAAAATTGATTTAATAGCAGAACGTGTACTAACATTAGGCGGGACACCTTTACACACTTTTGATGACTATATAAAAAACAGTAAATTGGAAATTGGAAAAGATATTTCTAAGGATGTTATGGCTGTGCAGTTAATCATTGATTCATTGAGTCATTTGTTGAAAATTGAAAGAACAATTTCAAATTTATCAGGTGAAATAGATGATGAAGGTACAAATGCAATGATGAGCGATTTCATTTCTGAACAAGAAAAAACGATATGGATGTTAAATGCTTGGATGGGTGAGGAGAACTGA
- a CDS encoding SulP family inorganic anion transporter has translation MFKFLKNDIPASIVVFFVALPLCLGIALASDAPPLSGLISGIIGGIVVGLISKSKIGVSGPAAGLAAIVASAISSLGSFELFLSAVVLAGVIQILFGIVRLGVIGYFFPNSVIKGMLTGIGIIIILKQIPHFFGYDNEAEGADSFIEQSGENTFSAIINVFDNITLGSFIIGLIGLIIIIFWDNVLTKKHHFFKIVQGSLVAVFIGTILQVFFSNNASLLIEGKHLVQVPAPDNLSGFLEHLKFPDFSQIFSSDVILIAFTLALVASLETLLSVEATDKLDPEKNITPTNRELFAQGIGNIFSGLIGGLPITQVIVRSSANVQSNAKTKLSAILHGFLLLISVLAIPMLLNHIPKSVLASILIIVGFKLAKPSLFKKMFNLGWTQFVPFIITVVFIVFKDLLWGIFIGLFIGVIVILVKSYQNSFFLHKSESKDPEVVKMTFAEEITFLNKATIQRELFNLPENSRLELDIRKTTYLDNDIVEILEDFVVQAKNKNIFVLLKSERGEVDNPSSYIEFFKLRKQSR, from the coding sequence ATGTTCAAGTTTTTAAAGAACGATATTCCAGCGAGTATTGTTGTGTTTTTTGTGGCTTTACCTTTGTGTTTAGGTATTGCTTTAGCTAGTGATGCTCCACCATTATCAGGATTAATTTCGGGTATAATTGGAGGGATCGTAGTAGGTTTGATTAGTAAATCAAAAATAGGGGTGAGTGGTCCAGCTGCTGGTTTAGCAGCAATTGTTGCAAGTGCTATAAGTTCATTAGGAAGTTTTGAATTATTTTTATCTGCTGTAGTTTTAGCAGGTGTAATTCAAATACTTTTTGGTATAGTACGCTTAGGAGTTATTGGATATTTCTTTCCAAATAGTGTTATTAAAGGTATGCTTACAGGAATTGGAATCATTATTATTTTGAAGCAAATACCTCACTTTTTTGGATATGATAATGAAGCAGAAGGTGCTGATAGTTTTATTGAGCAATCTGGAGAGAATACTTTTAGTGCAATTATAAATGTTTTTGACAATATAACATTGGGCTCATTTATAATAGGTCTAATTGGGTTAATTATTATTATATTTTGGGATAATGTGTTAACTAAAAAGCATCATTTCTTTAAGATTGTGCAAGGATCATTAGTTGCTGTATTTATAGGTACAATTTTACAAGTTTTTTTTAGTAACAATGCATCTTTGTTAATTGAAGGAAAGCATTTAGTGCAGGTTCCAGCTCCAGATAACTTATCTGGTTTTCTTGAACATTTAAAATTTCCAGATTTTAGTCAAATTTTTTCTTCTGATGTAATACTTATTGCTTTCACCCTCGCACTTGTGGCTAGTTTAGAAACATTATTAAGTGTTGAGGCAACAGATAAATTAGATCCTGAAAAAAATATTACACCAACAAATAGAGAATTATTTGCACAAGGAATTGGAAATATATTTTCTGGTTTAATTGGAGGTTTGCCTATTACTCAAGTTATTGTTAGAAGTTCTGCTAATGTTCAATCGAATGCTAAGACGAAGCTTTCAGCCATTTTGCATGGTTTCTTATTGCTTATTTCAGTTTTAGCTATTCCAATGCTTTTAAACCATATTCCAAAATCGGTTTTAGCATCAATTTTAATTATCGTAGGATTTAAGCTTGCTAAGCCTTCACTTTTCAAAAAAATGTTCAATTTAGGTTGGACACAATTTGTTCCTTTCATAATTACAGTTGTCTTTATCGTATTTAAAGATCTTTTATGGGGAATTTTTATTGGATTATTTATCGGTGTTATAGTTATTTTAGTAAAAAGTTATCAAAACTCTTTCTTTTTACATAAAAGTGAAAGTAAAGATCCTGAAGTTGTAAAAATGACATTTGCAGAAGAAATTACTTTTCTAAACAAGGCAACAATTCAAAGGGAATTATTTAACCTTCCTGAGAATTCTCGTTTAGAATTAGATATTAGAAAAACGACCTATTTAGACAATGATATCGTTGAGATATTGGAAGATTTTGTAGTACAAGCTAAGAATAAGAACATTTTTGTGCTTTTAAAATCAGAAAGAGGTGAAGTTGATAATCCAAGTAGTTACATTGAATTTTTTAAATTAAGAAAACAATCAAGATAA
- the can gene encoding carbonate dehydratase, with translation MSDFYKKIIENNKLWVEDKLKISPDYFNNLAEGQQPPLLWIGCSDSRVPANEIIGAEPGEVFVHRNIANMVVHSDMNMLSVLDYAVNALKVKHVIVCGHYGCGGVKAAMGNDSIGVIDNWIRHIKDVYRFHQDELDSIVDEKDRFNKFVELNVKEQVFDLAKTSIVQSAWKKGQELSIHGWVYGLNSGYVTDLGVNFSSDKDLSNVYQLKF, from the coding sequence ATGAGTGATTTTTATAAAAAGATTATAGAGAATAATAAGTTATGGGTTGAAGATAAATTAAAAATTAGCCCAGATTATTTTAATAATTTAGCAGAAGGACAACAACCTCCTTTACTATGGATTGGTTGTTCAGATAGTCGTGTTCCTGCAAATGAAATTATTGGTGCAGAACCAGGAGAAGTATTTGTACATAGAAATATTGCTAATATGGTTGTGCATTCAGATATGAATATGTTAAGTGTATTGGATTATGCTGTTAATGCTTTAAAAGTAAAACATGTTATTGTTTGTGGTCATTATGGATGTGGTGGAGTTAAAGCTGCAATGGGTAATGACTCAATCGGTGTAATTGATAACTGGATTAGACATATTAAAGATGTATATCGTTTTCATCAAGATGAACTGGATTCAATTGTTGATGAAAAAGATCGTTTTAATAAATTCGTTGAGTTAAATGTAAAAGAACAAGTTTTTGATTTAGCGAAAACATCTATTGTTCAATCAGCTTGGAAGAAAGGTCAAGAATTGAGTATCCATGGTTGGGTTTATGGATTAAATTCGGGCTATGTAACCGATTTAGGTGTAAACTTTAGTTCTGATAAAGATTTATCGAATGTATATCAATTGAAATTTTAA
- a CDS encoding LETM1-related biofilm-associated protein has translation MINPSINGWIDKFFTVLEKQKNDEILDSIDYYTAIRKTGLIYGHAVSFSNVKEDEIKELSIDEITKIVFLDALYGVFCLKTKSSSKEAFLKTANSFYKAIQKNNYLFLKKLLPETSDNLQLESVINDRIQTNQNVVSKNFSHIVTNALLFLDVLAFYHFIENTDFSKKYFETFEKRVFQIICMALDVKKIKTHADELLLKLFQNSLRYSKSNEVEKITIEEFNYEFITNDLEKFYFFDLVQMALLSDEKLDENEYLFLNYISEKLTISDTIATESILNIRNFIKTNRNNISYFNHSNPVKHFYNQTNATVIKLITRNKKRLTKEIVESKELMILLAKSTTKDLDDVEKKKVKKQLLDICKTIPSLTIFLLPGGGILLPILVKYIPQLLPSAFNENLDE, from the coding sequence ATGATTAACCCATCAATTAACGGCTGGATAGATAAATTTTTTACGGTTTTAGAAAAACAAAAAAATGATGAAATTTTAGATAGTATTGACTACTATACTGCTATTAGGAAAACGGGGTTAATATATGGTCATGCTGTTTCTTTTTCAAATGTTAAAGAAGATGAAATAAAGGAATTATCTATTGATGAAATTACCAAAATTGTCTTTCTTGATGCTTTATATGGTGTTTTTTGTTTAAAAACTAAATCATCATCTAAAGAAGCATTCTTAAAAACAGCAAATTCATTCTATAAAGCCATACAAAAAAACAACTATTTATTCTTAAAAAAACTATTACCTGAAACATCTGATAATTTACAACTAGAGTCTGTAATTAATGATAGAATTCAGACCAATCAAAATGTTGTTTCTAAAAATTTTTCTCATATAGTAACAAATGCATTACTCTTTTTAGACGTCTTGGCATTTTATCATTTTATAGAAAATACCGATTTTTCAAAAAAATACTTTGAAACCTTCGAAAAAAGAGTTTTTCAAATTATTTGCATGGCATTAGATGTTAAAAAAATAAAAACACATGCTGATGAATTACTATTAAAATTGTTTCAAAATTCATTACGCTATTCTAAAAGTAATGAAGTCGAAAAAATTACCATTGAAGAGTTTAATTATGAATTTATCACTAATGATTTAGAAAAATTCTATTTCTTCGATTTAGTTCAAATGGCACTTTTAAGTGATGAGAAATTAGATGAGAATGAATATTTATTTCTGAATTATATTTCTGAAAAATTGACTATTTCAGACACTATTGCTACAGAAAGTATTTTAAATATTAGAAATTTCATCAAAACAAATAGAAATAACATATCCTATTTTAATCATTCAAACCCAGTTAAACATTTCTACAATCAAACTAATGCAACTGTTATAAAACTAATAACAAGAAACAAAAAAAGATTGACTAAAGAAATCGTTGAGAGTAAAGAATTAATGATTCTTTTAGCAAAATCTACAACAAAAGATTTGGATGATGTGGAAAAAAAGAAAGTAAAAAAACAGTTGTTAGATATATGTAAAACAATACCTTCTTTAACTATTTTTCTACTTCCTGGTGGTGGTATTTTATTACCAATTCTTGTAAAATATATACCTCAATTACTTCCGTCTGCATTTAACGAAAACCTAGACGAATAA
- a CDS encoding cation:proton antiporter, whose amino-acid sequence MNYVIIAIVCALLLLAYIFTISASKTKIPSVILLLILGWAVRQLSEVFHLSMPDLNPLLPLLGTIGLILIVLEGSLDLKLNKEKLPFVWKTFITAIVPLILTAIILAYCFYYFIDVSFKDGLINAIPLCIISSAIAISSVGHLNVYNKEFAIYESSLSDIIGVLFFNFITLNAVINLESVGHFGIQILLMVVISFIATAFLAFLLSKIDHHVKFAPIALLIILIFAVSEIYHLPALLFIMFFGLIMENFDELDKFKWIRKLRPNTLDREVQKFKELIIESAFLVRSVFFLLFGFLMKTEDILNPDTFVIALIIVTIIYLIRAVQLKFFKVKLMPLLFIAPRGLITILLFLKIEEANRIPYVNKALIIQVIVLSALFMMVGLVFNKTDKIEKPKNNDNLSIDLEVPL is encoded by the coding sequence ATGAACTATGTTATTATAGCTATTGTATGTGCTTTATTACTACTAGCTTATATTTTTACAATCTCTGCTTCTAAGACAAAAATTCCATCTGTAATTTTGCTTTTAATCCTAGGTTGGGCGGTAAGACAGTTATCTGAAGTTTTTCACTTATCAATGCCAGACTTAAACCCATTACTACCATTGTTAGGTACAATTGGATTAATATTGATTGTATTAGAAGGTTCATTAGATTTAAAACTAAATAAGGAGAAATTACCCTTTGTTTGGAAAACTTTTATAACCGCAATTGTTCCATTAATATTAACGGCAATAATTTTAGCTTATTGTTTTTATTATTTCATTGATGTTAGTTTTAAGGACGGGTTAATTAATGCAATTCCTCTATGTATTATTAGTAGCGCTATTGCAATTTCTAGTGTTGGACATTTAAATGTGTATAATAAAGAATTTGCTATCTATGAAAGTAGTTTGTCTGATATTATAGGTGTTTTGTTTTTTAACTTTATAACATTAAATGCAGTTATTAATTTAGAATCGGTTGGTCACTTCGGAATTCAAATTTTATTAATGGTTGTAATTTCTTTTATTGCTACTGCTTTTTTAGCATTCTTATTGAGTAAAATTGATCATCATGTTAAGTTTGCACCTATTGCTTTATTGATAATATTGATATTTGCAGTATCTGAAATTTATCACTTACCAGCATTATTATTCATTATGTTTTTCGGTTTAATTATGGAGAATTTTGATGAATTAGATAAATTTAAGTGGATTCGTAAATTAAGACCTAATACATTGGATAGAGAAGTGCAGAAATTTAAAGAGTTGATTATCGAATCTGCCTTTTTAGTTCGTTCTGTATTTTTCTTGCTTTTTGGTTTTTTAATGAAAACGGAAGATATTCTAAATCCAGATACTTTTGTAATTGCACTAATAATTGTTACTATAATATATTTGATTAGAGCAGTACAATTGAAGTTCTTTAAGGTTAAATTAATGCCTTTATTATTTATTGCACCGCGTGGATTAATTACGATTCTTTTATTTTTAAAAATTGAAGAAGCAAATAGAATTCCATACGTAAACAAAGCATTAATAATTCAAGTTATAGTACTTTCTGCTTTATTTATGATGGTTGGTTTAGTGTTTAATAAAACAGATAAAATTGAGAAACCAAAGAATAACGACAATTTATCTATTGATTTAGAAGTACCGCTATAG
- a CDS encoding acyl-CoA dehydrogenase family protein — MADIIRGGQFLVKETKCEDIFTPEDFSEEQIMMRDSVKEFVDKELWPNKERFEKKDYALTEEVMKKAGDLGFLSISVPEAYGGMGMGFVNTMLVCDYISGATGSFSTAFGAHTGIGTMPITLYGTEEQKQKYVSKLATGEWFGAYCLTEPGAGSDANSGKTKAVLSEDGTHYKITGGKMWISNAGFCQVFIVFARIEDDKNITGFIVENDPSNGISLGDEEHKLGIRSSSTRQVFFNETKVSVENMLAGRGDGFKIAMNALNVGRIKLAAACLEAQRRTISGAVNYANERQQFKTPISSFGAIQAKLAEMATNAYVGESASYRAAHDIETRINIRTQEGNTHQEAELKGVEEFAIECSILKVAVSEDVQSCTDEGIQIFGGMGFSEDAPMESAWRDARIARIYEGTNEINRMLSVGMLVKKAMKGHVDLLGPAMAVAEELMGIPSFDTPDYSELFAEEKEMIAKLKKVFLMVAGSAVQKYGPQLEDHQQLLMAASDILIEIYMAESAILRTEKLAKKEGTDKVQEQIAMAQLYLYHAVDIINEKGKEGVVSFAEGDEQRMMLMGLKRFTKYTNMPNVIRLREKIAAKLISENQYCF; from the coding sequence ATGGCAGATATTATCAGAGGAGGACAATTCCTTGTAAAAGAAACAAAATGTGAAGATATTTTCACACCAGAAGATTTTTCTGAAGAGCAAATTATGATGCGTGATTCTGTTAAAGAATTCGTAGACAAAGAATTATGGCCTAACAAAGAAAGATTTGAGAAAAAAGACTATGCGCTTACTGAAGAAGTAATGAAAAAAGCGGGTGATCTTGGATTCTTAAGCATCTCTGTTCCTGAAGCTTATGGTGGAATGGGAATGGGATTTGTAAACACAATGTTAGTTTGTGATTACATTTCTGGTGCAACAGGTTCTTTCTCTACTGCATTTGGTGCACATACTGGAATTGGAACAATGCCAATTACTTTATATGGTACAGAAGAGCAAAAACAAAAATATGTATCTAAATTAGCTACTGGTGAGTGGTTTGGTGCTTACTGTTTAACTGAGCCTGGAGCAGGATCTGATGCTAATTCTGGTAAAACAAAAGCTGTACTTTCTGAAGATGGTACACATTATAAAATTACTGGTGGAAAAATGTGGATTTCAAACGCAGGTTTCTGTCAAGTTTTTATCGTATTCGCTCGTATTGAAGATGATAAAAACATTACTGGTTTCATCGTAGAAAATGATCCGTCAAATGGAATTTCTTTAGGAGATGAAGAACATAAATTAGGTATTCGCTCCTCTTCTACTCGTCAAGTTTTCTTTAATGAAACTAAAGTATCTGTAGAAAATATGTTAGCAGGTCGTGGTGATGGATTCAAAATAGCAATGAATGCATTAAACGTTGGTCGCATCAAATTAGCGGCTGCTTGTTTAGAAGCACAAAGAAGAACTATTTCTGGTGCTGTTAATTATGCAAACGAAAGGCAACAATTTAAAACACCTATTTCTAGTTTTGGTGCAATTCAGGCAAAATTAGCTGAAATGGCAACAAATGCTTATGTTGGAGAAAGTGCTTCTTATAGAGCTGCACATGATATAGAAACTAGAATTAATATTAGAACTCAAGAAGGAAACACACACCAAGAAGCTGAATTGAAAGGTGTTGAAGAATTTGCAATTGAATGTTCTATCTTAAAAGTTGCTGTTTCTGAAGACGTACAATCTTGTACAGATGAAGGAATTCAAATTTTTGGTGGTATGGGATTCTCTGAAGATGCACCAATGGAAAGTGCTTGGAGAGATGCTCGTATTGCACGTATTTATGAAGGAACTAACGAAATCAATAGAATGTTATCTGTTGGTATGTTAGTGAAGAAAGCAATGAAAGGTCATGTTGATTTATTAGGTCCTGCAATGGCTGTGGCTGAAGAATTAATGGGTATTCCTTCTTTCGATACACCAGATTATTCTGAGTTATTTGCTGAAGAGAAAGAAATGATTGCAAAACTTAAGAAAGTATTCTTAATGGTTGCTGGTTCTGCTGTTCAAAAATACGGACCACAATTGGAAGATCACCAACAGTTATTAATGGCTGCTTCTGATATTTTAATTGAAATCTACATGGCAGAAAGTGCAATTCTTAGAACTGAAAAATTAGCTAAGAAAGAAGGTACTGATAAAGTACAAGAGCAAATTGCAATGGCTCAATTATATTTATATCATGCAGTAGATATCATCAACGAAAAAGGAAAAGAAGGTGTTGTTTCTTTTGCTGAAGGAGATGAACAACGTATGATGTTAATGGGATTAAAACGTTTTACAAAATACACAAATATGCCTAATGTAATTAGGTTACGTGAAAAAATTGCAGCAAAATTAATTAGCGAAAATCAATATTGCTTTTAA
- a CDS encoding acetyl-CoA C-acyltransferase has product MKTAYIVKAYRTAVGKAPKGVFRFKRPDELAAETIEHMMNELPNFDKTRIDDVMVGNAMPEAEQGLNVARLISLMGLKVEDVPGVTVNRYCASGIETIGMATAKIQSGMADCIIAGGAESMSYIPMGGYKPTPDYKVSAAGHEDYYWGMGLTAEAVANQFKVSREDQDEFAFKSHMKALKAQAEGRFDDQIVPITVEETFVNENGKKETRSYVVNKDEGPRAGTSVEALAKLRPVFAADGSVTAGNSSQMSDGAAFVLVMSEEMVKELNLEPIARLVNFASAGVEPRIMGIGPVKAIPKVLKQAGLKQSDIDLIELNEAFASQSLAVVRELGLNPDIVNVNGGAIALGHPLGCTGAKLSVQLFDEMRKRGNAKYGMVTMCVGTGQGTAGVFEFLK; this is encoded by the coding sequence ATGAAAACAGCATATATAGTAAAAGCATACAGAACGGCAGTTGGTAAAGCACCTAAAGGCGTTTTTCGTTTCAAAAGACCAGATGAATTGGCTGCTGAAACAATTGAACACATGATGAACGAATTGCCTAATTTCGACAAAACTCGTATTGACGATGTTATGGTTGGAAATGCAATGCCAGAGGCAGAACAAGGTTTAAACGTTGCTCGTTTAATTTCCTTAATGGGATTAAAAGTAGAAGATGTACCAGGTGTAACAGTAAATAGATATTGTGCATCTGGAATTGAAACTATCGGAATGGCAACTGCAAAAATTCAATCAGGAATGGCAGATTGTATCATTGCAGGTGGTGCAGAAAGTATGAGTTATATTCCAATGGGTGGTTATAAACCAACTCCAGATTATAAAGTTTCAGCTGCAGGACACGAAGATTATTATTGGGGAATGGGGTTAACAGCTGAAGCAGTTGCTAATCAATTTAAAGTTTCTCGTGAAGATCAAGATGAATTTGCATTCAAATCACATATGAAAGCCTTAAAAGCACAAGCAGAAGGTAGATTTGATGACCAAATTGTTCCAATTACTGTTGAAGAAACTTTCGTTAACGAAAACGGCAAAAAAGAAACACGTTCATACGTAGTGAATAAAGATGAAGGACCAAGAGCTGGAACTTCTGTTGAAGCATTGGCAAAATTACGTCCAGTATTTGCAGCTGACGGTAGTGTAACAGCTGGAAACTCTTCACAAATGAGTGATGGAGCTGCATTTGTTTTAGTAATGAGCGAAGAAATGGTAAAAGAATTAAACCTTGAACCAATCGCAAGATTAGTAAACTTTGCATCAGCTGGTGTTGAACCTAGAATTATGGGTATCGGACCAGTTAAAGCAATTCCTAAAGTATTAAAACAAGCTGGTTTAAAACAATCAGATATTGATTTAATCGAATTAAACGAAGCATTTGCTTCTCAATCATTAGCAGTTGTTCGTGAACTTGGATTAAACCCAGATATCGTAAACGTAAATGGTGGAGCAATTGCATTAGGTCACCCACTTGGTTGTACAGGTGCAAAATTATCTGTTCAATTGTTTGATGAAATGCGTAAGCGTGGAAATGCAAAATACGGAATGGTAACCATGTGTGTTGGAACAGGACAAGGTACAGCTGGTGTTTTTGAGTTTTTGAAATAG